Proteins encoded in a region of the Podarcis muralis chromosome 6, rPodMur119.hap1.1, whole genome shotgun sequence genome:
- the LOC144328083 gene encoding putative CENPB DNA-binding domain-containing protein 1 — MGPKKTAAAEAGERKKEKVTLEMKKEIIWKHDGGMRVADLTREYSRNPSTIGTILKMREKILATDAAKGVTRIVKNRPAVLEEVKKLLLIWLEEKQRAGDTVTEAVICEKAKALHADLIREQPGTSGEPEVFKASRGWFDR, encoded by the coding sequence atgggacccaagaagactgctgctgcggaggctggcgagaggaagaaggagaaggtgacgctggaaatgaagaaggagatcatctggaAGCACGACGGTGGAATGCGTGTGGCAGACCTCACCAGGGAGTACAGCAGGAACCCATCGACCATCggcaccatcctgaagatgagggagaagatccttgcgactgatgcagccaagggagtcaccaggatcgtgaagaaccgcccagctgttctggaggaggtcaagaagttgctgctcatctggttggaagagaagcagcgtgcaggggacacagtgactgaggccgtcatttgtgagaaggccaaggccttgcacgctgacctcatccgggaacagccaggaacctcaggcgagccagaagtcttcaaggcaagcagaggctGGTTTGACCGTTGA